The Procambarus clarkii isolate CNS0578487 chromosome 56, FALCON_Pclarkii_2.0, whole genome shotgun sequence genome includes a region encoding these proteins:
- the LOC138353174 gene encoding myosin light chain kinase, smooth muscle-like: MRRKRRPGGRQVRFELEQEAEKCGQVLNSFGGFKLQDLDLRGLPRPLVYLDLRGLPRPLVYLDPRGLPRPLVYLDPWGLPRPEDLDPRGLPRPLEDLDPRGLPRSLVYLDPRGLPRPLVYLDPRGLPRPLVYLDPRGLPRPLVYLDPWGLSRPEDLVPRGLPRPSEDLDPRGLPRPEDLDSRGLPRPPEDLDLRGLPRPLEDVGSPL, from the exons atgagaaggaagaggaggccgGGCGGCAGACAAGTTAGGTTTGAGTTGGAACAAGAGGCAGAAAAGTGCGGCCAAGTTTTGAACAGCTTCGGGGGCTTCAA ACTTCAGGACCTGGACCTCCGGGGTCTTCCCAGACCTCTCGTGTACCTGGACCTCCGGGGTCTTCCCAGACCTCTCGTGTACCTGGACCCCCGGGGTCTTCCCAGACCTCTCGTGTACCTGGACCCCTGGGGTCTTCCCAGACCTGAGGACCTGGACCCCCGGGGTCTTCCCAGACCTCTCGAGGACCTGGACCCCCGGGGTCTTCCCAGATCTCTCGTGTACCTGGACCCCCGGGGTCTTCCCAGACCTCTCGTGTACCTGGACCCCCGGGGTCTTCCCAGACCTCTCGTGTACCTGGACCCCCGGGGTCTTCCTAGACCTCTCGTGTACCTGGACCCCTGGGGTCTTTCCAGACCTGAGGACCTGGTTCCCCGGGGTCTTCCTAGACCTTCTGAGGACCTGGACCCCCGGGGTCTTCCCAGACCTGAGGACCTGGATTCCCGGGGTCTTCCCAGACCTCCTGAGGACCTGGACCTCCGAGGTCTTCCCAGACCTCTCGAGGACGTGGGGTCCCCCTTGTGA